A region from the Paenibacillus humicola genome encodes:
- a CDS encoding GerAB/ArcD/ProY family transporter, with amino-acid sequence MSADKQTINGVQLFSMMMLFIFGTALVIPVGFQSGQEVWLSILLALPAGLLLFLVFVYLYRAYPRLILSGYLRKILGAPIGLPLAVLYAIYFMYVSARNLREAGDLLITSAYDVTPNFVIQTVMILAVIYVLRKGLEVFYRLGQVYFFIIVSIGVIGNMLFIFSGLIDLKNLLPLTGEGGWKQTLSSAYPSIFMFPFGETVCFMTVFTHLKAKNEARNYGLTAMLLSGIALSLTHAMEISVLGPDIYSRSIFPLLSALRLVNIMNFIQRMDALVILALIIGVFFKMTMYAYASMALAADVFNVKEVNKLAYPVSIVILFASMMSAWSFPEHNEEGLTDVKLLKPIFCLMIPCVLMIVHVLRKRLSKARARA; translated from the coding sequence ATGTCGGCGGACAAACAAACCATCAACGGAGTTCAGCTTTTTTCCATGATGATGCTGTTTATATTCGGCACCGCGCTGGTCATCCCCGTCGGTTTCCAGTCGGGTCAGGAGGTGTGGCTGTCGATCCTGCTCGCCCTTCCCGCCGGGCTGCTGCTGTTTCTGGTTTTCGTTTACCTGTACCGTGCCTACCCCCGGCTTATCCTGAGCGGCTACCTCCGCAAAATACTCGGGGCGCCGATCGGGCTTCCGCTTGCCGTCCTATACGCGATCTATTTCATGTATGTGTCGGCCCGCAATTTGCGGGAAGCCGGCGATTTGCTCATTACATCAGCCTATGATGTCACGCCGAACTTCGTCATCCAGACCGTCATGATTCTCGCCGTCATCTACGTGCTGCGGAAAGGGCTGGAGGTCTTTTACCGGCTGGGCCAAGTCTATTTCTTCATCATCGTCTCGATCGGAGTGATCGGCAATATGCTGTTTATTTTCTCCGGTCTGATCGATCTGAAAAATTTGCTTCCGCTTACCGGAGAGGGGGGCTGGAAGCAGACGCTGTCGTCGGCGTACCCGTCGATATTCATGTTTCCGTTCGGCGAGACGGTCTGCTTTATGACCGTTTTTACGCATTTGAAAGCGAAAAATGAAGCCCGCAATTACGGCCTTACGGCGATGCTCCTCAGCGGCATTGCCCTCAGCCTGACGCATGCGATGGAAATATCGGTGCTCGGTCCCGATATTTATTCGCGGTCGATTTTTCCGCTGCTCTCGGCTCTGCGCCTCGTCAATATCATGAATTTCATTCAGCGGATGGACGCGCTCGTCATTCTTGCGCTCATTATCGGCGTATTCTTTAAAATGACCATGTACGCTTACGCATCGATGGCGCTGGCGGCGGACGTGTTTAACGTGAAGGAGGTGAACAAGCTCGCATATCCCGTATCCATCGTCATTCTGTTCGCGTCCATGATGTCGGCCTGGAGCTTTCCCGAGCATAATGAGGAAGGGCTGACCGACGTTAAACTGTTAAAGCCGATCTTCTGCCTGATGATTCCTTGTGTCCTGATGATTGTTCACGTGCTGCGTAAACGGCTGTCCAAGGCGCGGGCCCGGGCTTGA
- a CDS encoding Cof-type HAD-IIB family hydrolase gives MYKMIAIDIDDTLLTDDLVVTPGTKAALAEAVASGVFVTLATGRMFPSAKKIAMQTELNVPIITYQGSLVKTLMDEQVLYERKVPQDVAEELLAFCRERGLHLQLYIDDVLYVAEDNEKSRDYAGLSKIPFVVEPDLGKLIGRPSTKMLIIDEPAVLDELKTELGGLFGDRVHITKSKPHYLEFMHKEGTKGHAIAFMAQHIGCSLDEVIAIGDSWNDHEMIEVAGLGVAMGNALPRLKEIADYVTVSNNEEGVRRVIEKFVLNKEIVLDK, from the coding sequence ATGTACAAAATGATTGCGATCGACATCGACGATACGCTGCTGACGGACGACCTCGTCGTGACGCCCGGCACGAAGGCGGCGCTCGCCGAAGCGGTGGCAAGCGGCGTGTTCGTCACGCTGGCCACCGGCCGCATGTTCCCCTCCGCGAAAAAAATCGCGATGCAGACCGAGCTGAACGTGCCGATTATTACGTACCAAGGCTCGCTTGTGAAGACGCTCATGGATGAGCAGGTGCTTTACGAGCGGAAGGTGCCGCAGGACGTCGCGGAGGAGCTGCTGGCGTTTTGCCGGGAGCGGGGGCTGCACCTGCAGCTCTATATCGACGATGTGCTGTACGTCGCCGAAGATAACGAGAAATCGCGGGACTACGCGGGCCTGTCCAAAATCCCGTTCGTCGTCGAGCCGGACCTCGGCAAGCTGATCGGCCGTCCGTCGACGAAAATGCTCATCATCGACGAGCCAGCCGTCTTGGACGAACTGAAGACTGAGCTGGGCGGATTGTTTGGCGACCGGGTGCATATTACGAAATCGAAGCCGCATTATTTGGAATTCATGCATAAGGAAGGCACGAAGGGGCATGCGATCGCGTTCATGGCGCAGCATATCGGCTGCAGCCTGGACGAGGTAATCGCAATCGGCGATTCCTGGAACGATCATGAGATGATCGAGGTAGCCGGACTCGGCGTGGCGATGGGCAATGCGCTGCCGCGGCTCAAGGAGATTGCCGATTACGTGACGGTGTCGAACAACGAGGAAGGCGTGCGCCGGGTCATCGAGAAATTCGTGCTGAACAAGGAAATCGTGCTGGATAAATGA
- a CDS encoding spore germination protein, translating to MGAVFGFGYRKQPSGGGSSGTAGALPAKITIDAQIKDNLDYVRAIVGESPDITIREFEYGRSGKKIAVVYADGISDKKIVNEFILKPLAITNKQDDLDKMKPGEDLFDYIKTNGTAVGEIEVQAKWNKTILSILSGDTVIFVDGCEKAMICGSRGGKVRAISEANSQVVIRGSKEGFTETLGTNIAQVRRRIRSSNLWLETMQIGKVTHTDVAIMYINGLAKDEVVQEVISRLKKIETDSILESGYIEQLIQDSTYTPFPIMYNSERPDTVAGNLLEGRIAIFVDGTPFVLVAPASFVMFFQAAEDYYQNYQAASLIRLLRYGAYLISLFAPSIYIAAITFHQEMIPTQLVISLAAQRTNVPFPAFIEAAIMEISFEILREAGLRMPRAIGQAVSIVGALVLGQAAVEAGLISSAMVIVVAITGISSFATASYDLALSARIIRFALMVASAFLGFYGVAILSIIILAHLCALRSFGVPYLAPITPFKLNDQKDVLVRLPWRKLLSRPDIANSENQVRQEPSGKEPQ from the coding sequence AGATTACGATCGACGCGCAAATCAAGGATAACCTGGATTACGTCCGGGCGATCGTCGGCGAGAGCCCCGACATTACGATCCGCGAATTCGAATACGGACGGTCCGGCAAGAAGATCGCCGTTGTGTATGCCGACGGCATTTCCGATAAAAAAATCGTTAACGAATTCATCTTGAAACCGCTGGCGATCACCAACAAGCAGGATGATCTGGACAAGATGAAGCCGGGAGAGGATCTCTTCGATTACATCAAAACGAACGGCACGGCCGTCGGCGAAATCGAGGTTCAGGCGAAATGGAACAAAACGATTCTGTCCATTCTGTCGGGGGATACCGTCATTTTTGTGGACGGCTGCGAGAAGGCCATGATTTGCGGCTCCAGGGGCGGCAAAGTGAGAGCGATTTCCGAAGCGAACTCCCAGGTGGTCATTCGCGGATCGAAGGAAGGCTTTACGGAAACGCTCGGCACGAACATCGCGCAGGTCCGCCGCAGAATCCGCAGCTCGAACCTTTGGCTCGAGACGATGCAGATCGGCAAAGTTACGCACACAGACGTCGCCATTATGTATATCAATGGGCTGGCGAAGGATGAAGTGGTCCAGGAAGTCATCAGCCGGCTGAAAAAAATCGAGACCGACTCAATTCTCGAATCCGGTTATATCGAGCAGCTCATCCAGGACAGCACGTACACGCCTTTTCCGATCATGTACAACTCCGAACGGCCGGACACGGTCGCGGGCAACCTGCTGGAGGGACGGATCGCGATTTTTGTGGACGGCACGCCGTTCGTGCTGGTCGCTCCGGCTTCGTTTGTCATGTTTTTTCAAGCGGCGGAGGATTATTATCAAAATTACCAGGCCGCCTCGCTCATACGCCTGCTCCGCTACGGCGCGTACCTCATTTCGCTGTTTGCGCCTTCGATCTATATCGCCGCCATTACCTTTCACCAGGAAATGATTCCGACGCAGCTCGTGATCAGCCTGGCGGCCCAGCGGACGAACGTCCCGTTTCCGGCCTTTATCGAAGCGGCCATAATGGAAATTTCCTTTGAAATTTTACGGGAAGCCGGCCTCCGGATGCCGCGCGCGATCGGCCAGGCGGTTTCGATCGTCGGCGCGCTTGTGCTCGGCCAGGCTGCCGTCGAAGCGGGGCTGATCTCCTCCGCTATGGTCATCGTGGTCGCCATTACGGGCATTTCGAGCTTTGCGACGGCGTCGTACGATTTGGCCTTGTCGGCCCGGATCATCCGTTTCGCCCTCATGGTCGCTTCGGCCTTTCTTGGCTTCTACGGCGTTGCGATTCTGAGCATTATCATCCTTGCCCATCTGTGCGCGCTGCGTTCCTTCGGAGTGCCGTATCTCGCGCCTATAACGCCGTTCAAGCTGAACGACCAGAAGGACGTGCTCGTCCGGCTCCCGTGGCGAAAGCTGCTGTCACGGCCCGATATTGCAAACAGCGAAAATCAGGTCCGGCAGGAGCCTTCCGGAAAGGAACCGCAATGA
- a CDS encoding permease, which produces MFAGHFGLAAAVKAKEKDVPVWALMLGTQLLDVIFVPLYLSGVETIVPVGGMGYGSGLIHADYSHSLVGAAIISLIYGYIGRRAWGKRAGTVLGLVTFSHWLLDLIVHRPDLPILPGNLGSLPLLGFGLWRHPAVSAWLEGIMIAAGFLLYFRSALARSRNARSGAGGKSKKWAYISSAAMGVLLLSSLLTDTMG; this is translated from the coding sequence ATGTTTGCGGGACATTTCGGGTTGGCCGCGGCCGTGAAGGCGAAGGAGAAGGACGTGCCGGTATGGGCGCTGATGCTGGGAACGCAGCTGCTTGACGTCATTTTCGTGCCCCTCTACCTGTCGGGCGTCGAAACGATCGTGCCGGTCGGAGGAATGGGTTACGGAAGCGGGCTGATCCATGCCGATTACTCCCATTCGCTAGTTGGGGCCGCAATCATCTCACTTATTTACGGATATATCGGACGGCGCGCATGGGGCAAGAGGGCGGGAACGGTGCTCGGTCTCGTTACCTTCAGCCACTGGCTGCTCGACCTGATCGTGCATCGGCCGGACCTGCCGATCCTGCCGGGCAATCTCGGTTCCCTTCCGCTGCTCGGCTTCGGCTTATGGCGCCATCCGGCCGTAAGTGCCTGGCTGGAAGGAATCATGATCGCGGCCGGCTTTCTGCTCTATTTCCGTTCCGCTCTTGCACGTTCAAGGAACGCGCGCTCCGGAGCGGGCGGGAAGAGCAAAAAGTGGGCCTATATCTCCTCCGCCGCGATGGGCGTCCTGCTGCTGTCGTCGCTCCTGACCGATACGATGGGCTAA
- a CDS encoding immunoglobulin-like domain-containing protein, with protein MWKRVAVLAFAAMMLAGGTAMAHGGGNGHGKSGEHHGHGKKKEMTACVPPGLKNALAHVKNEKARAAIKQALAKRMSACGEKGTKPSPRLTDTQRVTADAAALQIRYSGSDTASSVTGPVALPVRGKNGSAIAWSSNRPDLISASGAVHRPQGSDAAVVLTAKLHYNRATSSRTFTLTVKAAPAAMTDQQRVNADAAALQLWFNGSDTSASVTQPLKALPLKGKNGSTIYWYSSAPAVVSNDGRTVNRPAYGSGDQNVVLTAVVSYQTASQSKTFTITVKAQMSDAQRVAADKAALAIDFGGSDTSSRVTRPFDALPSAGPNGSAIVWTSSAPSVISNDGKTVNRPAAGAGDINVVVTAYLTNGTAADVKVFVLTVKQQFTAAEKLAADKADLAVRYASGDSAASVTKSVALPTTGYYGSTIVWYSSAPSIIADDGRLLSRPARGQQASVVTLLAYIKNGGLEDVKTFTLTVKPLP; from the coding sequence ATGTGGAAACGGGTAGCGGTGCTGGCCTTCGCGGCCATGATGCTGGCCGGCGGCACGGCGATGGCGCACGGCGGCGGAAACGGGCACGGCAAAAGCGGCGAGCATCACGGGCACGGCAAAAAGAAAGAAATGACCGCCTGCGTACCTCCGGGACTTAAAAATGCGCTTGCGCATGTAAAAAACGAGAAGGCGCGGGCGGCGATCAAGCAGGCGCTCGCGAAGCGGATGTCTGCATGCGGGGAGAAGGGGACGAAGCCCTCTCCGCGGCTGACGGATACGCAGCGCGTGACAGCCGACGCCGCGGCGCTGCAAATCCGGTACAGCGGCAGCGATACGGCCTCCTCCGTAACCGGACCGGTCGCGCTGCCGGTCCGCGGGAAGAACGGCTCGGCGATCGCGTGGAGCTCGAACCGGCCGGACCTGATTTCCGCTTCCGGCGCGGTCCATCGGCCGCAAGGTTCAGACGCGGCGGTCGTGCTGACCGCGAAGCTGCACTACAACCGGGCGACGTCGTCGAGAACCTTCACCCTTACGGTGAAAGCGGCGCCGGCGGCGATGACGGACCAGCAGCGGGTAAACGCCGACGCTGCGGCACTTCAGCTGTGGTTTAACGGCTCGGATACTTCCGCAAGTGTGACGCAGCCGCTGAAGGCGCTGCCGCTGAAGGGGAAGAACGGCTCGACGATTTACTGGTATTCCTCCGCGCCGGCGGTCGTGTCGAACGACGGGCGGACGGTAAACCGGCCGGCTTACGGCAGCGGCGACCAGAACGTCGTGCTGACGGCGGTCGTCAGCTATCAGACCGCTTCGCAGTCGAAGACGTTCACGATCACCGTCAAGGCGCAAATGAGCGATGCGCAGCGGGTGGCCGCGGATAAAGCCGCGCTCGCCATCGATTTCGGCGGCTCGGATACGAGCTCCCGCGTGACGCGGCCCTTCGATGCACTGCCTTCAGCCGGCCCGAACGGCTCGGCAATCGTGTGGACGTCCAGCGCGCCGTCCGTGATTTCGAATGACGGCAAGACGGTCAATCGCCCCGCGGCGGGCGCCGGCGATATCAACGTCGTGGTGACCGCCTACTTGACCAACGGCACGGCGGCGGATGTGAAGGTATTCGTGCTGACCGTCAAGCAGCAGTTCACCGCCGCCGAGAAGCTGGCCGCCGACAAAGCGGACCTGGCCGTCCGGTACGCCTCGGGCGATTCCGCGGCGAGCGTAACGAAGTCGGTTGCGCTGCCGACGACGGGCTACTACGGCAGTACCATCGTCTGGTATTCCAGCGCGCCTTCGATTATCGCCGACGACGGACGGCTGCTCAGCCGGCCGGCCCGCGGGCAGCAGGCTTCCGTTGTGACTCTGCTTGCTTATATCAAGAACGGCGGCCTAGAGGACGTGAAGACGTTCACGCTGACCGTGAAGCCGCTCCCGTAA
- a CDS encoding S41 family peptidase codes for MSLFGERAEKQRRRAAATAAVVIACGIGFAGGRLSMTAQYPIIKDASFRNLSFAYNEIMANYLTGAKSKSLVDGAAQGMVASLDDPYSVYLSGEQGEQYMESYQDHFVGIGIEIRQQDGDFIIQDTIEGSPAAKSDLKADDVIQAVDGKPVKGITLTELKNRIQGKAGTVVKLTVLREGTAEPQQIPVTRGEVPVITVTSEMMANRIGEITITRFAEKTADEFNRAIESLQKQGMKALLIDLRGNPGGLLDPTIQLANRFVPKGQVIVQVVYKDEKSVITHKSEQQTPWKLPIAVLVDDNTASSAEVLTAALKERAHATVVGQKTFGKGIVQNFRQLKDGSVLKLTEAQWRAPDGEWIHKKGIEPNVPVQAPAYALLPSLPVGLQLKENDYGDKVKTVQTMLQTLGYSAPSTGIFDAATDAAVRAFQRDESLPATGIVNDRTAYQFSVRLLDKFKKEDPQRNKALELLEAAETAGAAGS; via the coding sequence TTGAGCCTTTTCGGGGAAAGAGCGGAGAAGCAGCGAAGGAGAGCGGCTGCGACAGCTGCGGTAGTGATCGCATGCGGGATCGGATTTGCCGGCGGACGATTGTCCATGACGGCGCAGTATCCGATTATAAAGGATGCGAGCTTCCGCAATTTATCGTTTGCATATAACGAAATTATGGCGAACTATTTGACCGGGGCCAAATCGAAGTCGCTGGTCGACGGCGCGGCCCAAGGGATGGTCGCGTCGCTGGACGACCCGTATTCGGTCTATTTGTCCGGCGAACAGGGCGAGCAGTATATGGAGTCGTACCAGGACCATTTTGTCGGCATCGGGATTGAAATCCGGCAGCAGGACGGCGACTTCATCATCCAGGATACGATCGAGGGCTCTCCGGCGGCCAAATCGGACCTCAAGGCGGATGACGTCATCCAGGCGGTTGACGGCAAGCCGGTGAAAGGCATCACGCTGACCGAGCTGAAAAACCGGATACAGGGCAAAGCCGGCACGGTCGTCAAGCTGACGGTCCTCAGGGAAGGGACGGCCGAGCCGCAGCAAATTCCGGTCACGCGGGGCGAAGTGCCGGTAATTACCGTGACGTCGGAAATGATGGCGAATCGGATCGGGGAAATTACGATTACCCGGTTTGCGGAGAAAACGGCGGACGAGTTTAATCGCGCGATCGAGTCGCTGCAGAAACAGGGCATGAAGGCGCTGCTGATCGATTTGCGGGGAAATCCGGGCGGGCTGCTCGACCCGACGATTCAGCTCGCAAACCGGTTCGTGCCGAAGGGCCAGGTTATCGTGCAGGTGGTATACAAGGACGAGAAAAGCGTCATCACGCATAAATCGGAGCAGCAGACGCCCTGGAAGCTGCCGATCGCCGTTCTGGTCGACGACAATACGGCAAGCTCCGCGGAGGTGCTGACGGCGGCGCTGAAGGAGCGGGCGCACGCGACGGTCGTAGGACAGAAAACGTTCGGCAAGGGGATCGTGCAGAATTTCCGGCAGCTGAAGGACGGCTCCGTGCTCAAGCTGACCGAAGCCCAGTGGCGCGCGCCGGACGGGGAGTGGATCCACAAGAAGGGGATCGAGCCGAACGTGCCGGTGCAGGCGCCGGCTTACGCCCTGCTGCCGAGCCTGCCGGTCGGGCTGCAGCTGAAGGAAAACGACTACGGCGACAAGGTGAAAACGGTACAGACGATGCTGCAGACGCTTGGCTACAGCGCTCCTTCGACCGGCATCTTCGACGCCGCGACGGATGCGGCAGTCCGGGCGTTCCAGCGGGACGAGTCGCTGCCGGCAACCGGCATCGTCAACGACAGGACGGCTTACCAGTTTTCGGTACGGCTGCTCGACAAGTTCAAAAAAGAGGACCCGCAGCGCAACAAGGCGCTCGAGCTGCTGGAGGCGGCCGAGACCGCAGGCGCTGCGGGGTCATGA
- a CDS encoding IMP dehydrogenase, translated as MAHYYTEPSRTFSEYLLVPNLTTKDCTPGNVSLKTPIVKYGQGEQPAFTLNIPFASAVMQAVSDDRMAVALARCGGISFIYGSQAVEDQAAMVRKVKAYKAGFVVSRSNLTPQHTLQDVLELKRQTGHSTVAITDDGTPNGKLLGIVTSRDYRVSRDSPDKRVQDFMTPFASLIYGRSGCTLSEANDLIWEHKLNCLPIVDEAQNLEYLVFRKDYDAHKENPYELLDVNKSYIVGAGINTRDYKDRVPALVEAGVDVLVIDSSDGYSEWQRETVQYVKANFDVKIGAGNVVDREGFLYLVESGADFVKIGIGGGSICITREQKGIGRGQASALIEVAAARDEYFRNTGIYVPICSDGGIVHDYHITLALAMGADFVMMGRYFARFDESPTRKLKVGNNFVKEFWGEGSNRARNWQRYDTGGKESLVFEEGVDSYVSYAGGLQENLDKTIHKMKSTMCNCGAKSIEELQRNARITLVSATSIVEGGAHDVILKESSLSAE; from the coding sequence ATGGCTCATTATTACACCGAACCGTCCCGGACCTTCAGCGAGTATTTGCTTGTTCCGAATCTGACGACGAAGGATTGCACCCCCGGCAATGTCAGCCTGAAAACGCCGATCGTCAAGTACGGGCAGGGCGAGCAGCCGGCCTTTACGCTTAACATTCCGTTCGCATCGGCGGTCATGCAGGCCGTATCGGATGACCGGATGGCGGTTGCGCTCGCGCGCTGCGGAGGCATTTCGTTTATTTACGGATCGCAGGCGGTGGAGGATCAGGCGGCTATGGTACGGAAGGTCAAGGCGTATAAAGCGGGCTTCGTTGTCAGCCGCTCCAATTTGACGCCGCAGCATACGCTGCAGGACGTGCTGGAGCTGAAGCGGCAGACCGGCCACTCCACCGTGGCGATTACGGACGACGGCACCCCCAACGGCAAGCTGCTCGGCATCGTGACGAGCCGCGATTATCGGGTGAGCCGCGATTCGCCGGACAAGCGGGTGCAGGACTTTATGACGCCGTTCGCTTCGCTTATTTACGGGCGTTCCGGCTGTACGCTGTCGGAGGCGAACGACCTGATCTGGGAACACAAGCTGAACTGCCTGCCGATCGTGGACGAGGCGCAAAATCTCGAATATCTCGTCTTCCGCAAAGACTACGACGCGCATAAGGAAAATCCGTACGAGCTGCTCGACGTCAACAAAAGCTATATTGTCGGCGCGGGCATCAATACGAGGGATTATAAAGACCGCGTACCTGCGCTCGTCGAAGCCGGCGTCGACGTGCTTGTCATCGATTCCTCCGACGGCTATTCCGAATGGCAGCGGGAAACGGTGCAGTACGTCAAAGCGAATTTCGACGTGAAAATCGGCGCAGGGAACGTCGTCGACCGCGAAGGGTTTCTTTATCTGGTCGAATCGGGCGCCGATTTCGTCAAGATCGGCATCGGCGGCGGCTCGATCTGCATCACGCGCGAACAGAAAGGCATCGGCCGCGGCCAGGCATCGGCGCTGATCGAGGTAGCTGCGGCGCGCGACGAATATTTCCGGAATACCGGCATTTACGTGCCGATCTGTTCCGACGGCGGCATCGTGCACGATTATCACATTACGCTCGCGCTCGCGATGGGAGCGGATTTCGTCATGATGGGCCGTTATTTCGCCCGCTTCGACGAAAGCCCGACCCGGAAGCTGAAGGTCGGCAACAATTTCGTGAAGGAGTTTTGGGGCGAGGGCTCCAACCGGGCGCGCAACTGGCAGCGGTACGATACGGGCGGCAAGGAAAGTCTCGTGTTCGAGGAAGGGGTCGATTCGTACGTTTCGTATGCGGGCGGCCTGCAGGAGAATCTTGACAAAACGATTCACAAAATGAAATCCACGATGTGCAACTGCGGCGCGAAATCGATCGAGGAGCTGCAGCGCAATGCCCGTAT
- a CDS encoding DUF2533 family protein: MSAHEAITKHVTAQHRHLVRFMELDELREQAIERALARCAAGEPFGVDEINAATAAINEHAKQGISPTRVFVTEDMVREYAVKQQRRP, translated from the coding sequence ATGTCCGCGCATGAAGCGATTACGAAGCACGTCACCGCCCAGCACCGGCATCTGGTCCGGTTTATGGAGCTGGACGAGCTGAGGGAGCAGGCGATCGAACGGGCGCTTGCCCGCTGCGCCGCCGGAGAACCGTTTGGCGTCGACGAAATCAATGCCGCGACGGCGGCCATCAACGAGCATGCCAAACAGGGCATATCGCCGACCCGCGTCTTCGTCACGGAAGACATGGTCCGGGAGTATGCCGTCAAGCAGCAGCGGCGGCCGTGA
- a CDS encoding Ger(x)C family spore germination protein, translated as MKRLVKVIGIIALLSLTLPVSGCWNGRELNDLAIVTGMGIDWLPQSKQYRLSFQVVNPRSVSTGVNGGGGTGDKPIVVYSENGDTLFGSLRKTSRKVSRQLFFSHTQLLVVGEDMARQGIEKLFDFFDRAHEFRLNTPVIVAEGTTAENVLERVTPLEKVTADGLAKRLRVTKSVWAHNVTMQVREVVSALSGLGDFALSGIRIEQKGTLKFDRIAIFEKGKMIGWLKGDAAVGILQIRNQIRSTIVELDCPVQSNNDKIAVELVNSKAGIKLEMRNGSPFFHLLVEEAGNITEVHCAMDLNNKEAMTKLQGQWAKITKATIVRTVKATQQKKSDVLGFGDAVKRSYPKQWKKMKTNWDERYAGVQFDVRVEAYLRLTGMTGKTYIADREK; from the coding sequence ATGAAGCGGCTGGTGAAGGTGATCGGCATCATCGCCCTGCTCAGTTTGACGCTTCCGGTTTCGGGCTGCTGGAACGGCAGGGAGCTGAACGATTTGGCGATCGTAACCGGTATGGGCATCGACTGGCTGCCTCAATCGAAGCAGTACCGGCTCTCCTTTCAAGTCGTGAATCCGAGAAGCGTCTCGACAGGGGTCAACGGCGGCGGCGGAACCGGAGACAAGCCGATCGTCGTCTACTCGGAAAACGGCGATACGTTGTTCGGCTCGCTTCGCAAAACGTCCCGGAAGGTGTCCCGGCAGCTGTTTTTTTCTCACACCCAGCTGCTCGTGGTCGGGGAAGATATGGCCAGGCAGGGGATCGAAAAGCTGTTCGATTTTTTCGACCGGGCGCACGAATTCCGGCTGAACACGCCGGTCATCGTTGCCGAGGGCACAACCGCGGAAAACGTACTGGAGCGAGTAACTCCGCTGGAGAAGGTTACCGCGGATGGATTGGCGAAGCGCCTCCGGGTCACGAAGTCGGTATGGGCGCATAACGTCACGATGCAGGTCCGGGAGGTCGTCTCGGCGCTGAGCGGATTGGGGGATTTCGCTCTGAGCGGCATCCGGATCGAACAAAAGGGCACCTTGAAATTCGACCGGATCGCCATTTTTGAAAAGGGTAAAATGATCGGCTGGTTAAAAGGGGACGCCGCGGTCGGCATCCTGCAGATCCGAAATCAGATCAGAAGCACGATTGTCGAACTGGACTGCCCGGTTCAATCGAACAACGATAAAATCGCCGTCGAGCTGGTCAATTCCAAGGCGGGCATCAAACTGGAGATGAGAAACGGCAGCCCGTTTTTCCATCTTTTGGTTGAGGAGGCGGGGAATATCACCGAGGTCCATTGTGCGATGGATTTGAACAATAAAGAGGCGATGACGAAGCTTCAGGGGCAGTGGGCGAAAATAACGAAAGCGACCATCGTGAGAACCGTGAAAGCCACCCAGCAGAAAAAAAGCGATGTGCTCGGCTTCGGGGATGCGGTCAAACGCTCCTATCCGAAGCAGTGGAAGAAGATGAAAACGAACTGGGACGAGCGGTATGCCGGCGTTCAGTTCGATGTCCGGGTAGAGGCCTATCTCCGGCTGACCGGGATGACAGGCAAGACGTATATCGCGGACAGGGAGAAATAA